One genomic region from Papaver somniferum cultivar HN1 unplaced genomic scaffold, ASM357369v1 unplaced-scaffold_151, whole genome shotgun sequence encodes:
- the LOC113336254 gene encoding uncharacterized protein LOC113336254 — protein sequence MDPHNIKSQILNLLETVEGHQREMQEFWRDRSNLLAHVKDTVADISSNIPAAIEEEDHVYLEDCFNIFAENDEIVHTRFRNTECYNIGDFLPIFNEEHGEIKRIIVTVFLQSIVVTLCHLGTCTRSATVKNMGIQHLLLFGSCVACMPEGFEGINTFPFGLLFFVSLILLFPFESFFESNLEDKVAFKGWELTGSGYACTVSLGMFMGYVSL from the exons ATGGATCCGCATAATATCAAAAGCCAGATTTTAAATCTATTGGAAACAGTTGAAGGACACCAACGCGAAATGCAAGAATTTTGGAGGGACCGTTCAAATCTCTTAGCACACGTGAAAGATACTGTTGCAGACATTTCATCGAATATTCCAGcagcaattgaagaagaagaccaTGTCTATTTGGAAGATTGCTTCAACATATTTGCTGAGAATGATGAAATTGTGCATACAAGGTTTCGAAACACTGAATGTTACAATATTGGCGATTTCTTGCCAATCTTTAATGAAGAACATGGAGAAATTAAAAGAATCATCGTCACTGTTTTCCTCCAAAGTATCGTCGTAACTTTGTGCCATCTTGGGACGTGTACAAGAAGTGCTACAGTCAAGAATATGGGAATCCAACACCTTTTGTTGTTTGGTTCATGTGTAGCTTGTATGCCGGAAG GTTTCGAGGGTATAAACACATTTCCATTTGGTTTATTGTTCTTTGTAAGTCTGATTTTATTGTTTCCTTTTGAATCTTTTTTTGAATCTAACCTTGAGGACAAGGTTGCTTTCAAGGGGTGGGAATTGACAGGCTCTGGTTATGCATGTACGGTTAGTTTAGGTATGTTTATGGGTTATGTGTCTCTTTAG